The genome window CGAAAACCACGACAGCGTCGCCGCCGTGATCGTCGAGCCACTGATCCAGGGTGCCGGCGGCATGCGCATGTACCACCCGGTGTACCTCAAGCTGTTGCGCGAAGCCTGCGACCGCTATGGCGTGCACCTGATCCACGACGAAATCGCCGTCGGCTTCGGCCGTACCGGCAGCATGTTCGCCTGTGAACAGGCCGGCATCCGCCCGGACTTCCTGTGCCTGTCCAAGGCCCTCACCGGCGGCTACCTGCCGCTGGCCGCCGTGGTCACCACCGATGACGTCTACGACGCGTTCTACGACGACTACCCGACCCTGCGCGCCTTCCTGCACTCCCACAGCTACACCGGCAACCCGCTGGCGTGCGCGGCGGCCCTGGCGACCCTGGATATTTTCGAAGAAGACAACGTCATCGAAAACAACAAGGCCCTGGCCCAGCGCATGGCCACCGCCACCGCGCACCTGGTGGACCACCCGCATGTGTCGGAAGTGCGCCAGACCGGCATGGTGCTGGCCATCGAGATGGTCCAGGACAAAGCCACCAAAACAGCCTACCCATGGCAGGAGCGCCGCGGGTTGAAGGTGTTCGAACACGCCCTGGAACACGGTGCACTATTGCGGCCGCTGGGCAGCGTGGTGTATTTCCTGCCGCCGTATGTGATTACGCCGGAGCAAATCGACTTTTTGGCTGAAGTGGCCAGTGAAGGCATCGATATTGCGACCAACAGTCAAGTCAGCGTGGCAGTGCCGAAGGACTTCCACCCAGGCTTCCGAGATCCAGGTTGATTGCATTCACTCAACTGATCGGGTGCCGGGTTACCGCCATCGCGGGCAAGCCCGGCGCCCACAGGTTTTGTATTTTTCCAGAGAACCGAAATGAGACTGTCCCGCTTTTTTACCGATACCCCGCTGAGCCTCGGCGAGCACGAATTGCCCGAAGCCCAGGCGCATTACATCAGCCGCGTGTTGCGCATGGGCGAAGGTGATGCCGTGCAAC of Pseudomonas fluorescens contains these proteins:
- a CDS encoding adenosylmethionine--8-amino-7-oxononanoate transaminase; translated protein: MGLNNQWMQRDLAVLWHPCTQMKDHQQLPLIPIKRGEGVWLEDFEGKRYLDAVSSWWVNVFGHANPRINQRIKDQVDQLEHVILAGFSHQPVIELSERLVAMTPDGLTRCFYADNGSSCIEVALKMSFHYWLNRGLPNKKRFVTLTNSYHGETIAAMSVGDVPLFTETYKALLLDTIKVPSPDCYLRPEGMSWEEHSRNMFLAMEHTLAENHDSVAAVIVEPLIQGAGGMRMYHPVYLKLLREACDRYGVHLIHDEIAVGFGRTGSMFACEQAGIRPDFLCLSKALTGGYLPLAAVVTTDDVYDAFYDDYPTLRAFLHSHSYTGNPLACAAALATLDIFEEDNVIENNKALAQRMATATAHLVDHPHVSEVRQTGMVLAIEMVQDKATKTAYPWQERRGLKVFEHALEHGALLRPLGSVVYFLPPYVITPEQIDFLAEVASEGIDIATNSQVSVAVPKDFHPGFRDPG